Sequence from the Armatimonadota bacterium genome:
TTCTCATAGTCGCCGCACTGCTGACCGTCGGTTGGGTGGCATGGTTGTCCGAAGGAATGTATCGGACAGCCATGATCGTAAGGCTAGACCTGGTGCAGGAGCTGCAGGATTACGTGTGGACGCCTGCTGGCTGAGTCCAAAGGCGTGTAGGTCCTTGGAGAATTGACGATCAGCTGTACATGGATTTCATGGCTGCCCCGCACGGACATCGGGACAACCATGCCACCCGCCGTGCATCAGCCTGGCGCATTCGTAGTCGATGTCCAGCGGCTGATTCAGAATGAAGAGTCAATTGAAAGCTAAGGTCGCTCAGGAGGACGACCCTCCATGAGGAAGGTGCGGGTACGGGGTGCGGGGTACGGGGTTCGGGGTACAGGGTAGAACTAGAAACAGGAGGTGTTGCTATGGCGACCAGCGTTACCGACCAGGTGGACACGGACTTCTTGCAGGCCTTTGCCGACGCATGGAACCGCCACGACATCGAAGCCTTGATGTCGTTCATGGCGGACGAGTGCTCCTTCAACAGCTCGATGGGCCCGGACGCCCTCGGGACGCACTATGAAGGGCGCAAGCAGGTCCGCGAGGGTTATCAGGGGTTCCTGGACGCCTTTTCCGATGGCCAGTGGGGCAACGCGCGCCACTTCGTCAGCGGCGACCGGGGCGTCTCCGAGTGGACCTATACGGCGACCGCGCCGGACGGCTCCCTGTATGTCGTGGACAT
This genomic interval carries:
- a CDS encoding nuclear transport factor 2 family protein, whose amino-acid sequence is MATSVTDQVDTDFLQAFADAWNRHDIEALMSFMADECSFNSSMGPDALGTHYEGRKQVREGYQGFLDAFSDGQWGNARHFVSGDRGVSEWTYTATAPDGSLYVVD